The following DNA comes from Pseudanabaena yagii GIHE-NHR1.
TTATTGCCTCAATTATGGGTTGGAGCAATTGTTGCTATGGACAATTTGCCAGTACATTACGCAGAAATTGCGAAAATCTTAATTGAATCTGTTGGGGCTAAGGTCAAGTTTCTCCCTCCTTATTCTCCTGACTTATCACCGATTGAGTTGTGTTGGTCAAAGTTAAAGGAAATTATTCGTTCAGCTAAAGCTCGTACAATCGAGGCTCTTGATGCGGCAATTACTTCGTCTATTCAGACTATTACTGATGAAGATGCTCTTAATTGGTTCCATCATTGTGGCATCTGCTTTGAGCCTTTTAGGTAGCTTCTTTTGTGGCGGGTTTGATCAGAATTTGCTGTAAAATTAGGATAGCTTTTCATAATCGTTTCATTTTCTTGTCTTTCTATGCTATATTTCAAAAAGTGAAACGATTATGAAAGTAATCATGAAGTCCCAAATCATTAGCAAATCAAGCTTAAAGGCACTAACTAAATATTTAGTGAAGTATGCAGTTGTGATACCTAGCTGCGTATTGATGATTGGGCTGAGTGGATGCACGAACTCGGCAAGTCAGCGTGAAGTTACCAACAACAATGCCATTCGCCAAAATCCTCAAGGTAAGAAGGTGATTTTGACAACGTTTACAGTGCTGGCGGATATGGCGCAAAACGTGGCGGGGGATAAAGCAATCGTCGAGTCAATCACTAAGGTGGGGGCAGAAATTCATGGATATGAGCCGACACCAAGTGATTTACAGCGTGGGCAAGGCGTGGATCTGATTTTAGATAATGGTCTAAATCTAGAGCGTTGGGCAGATCGTTTTTATAACAGTATTCCGAAGGTAGAGCGATTAACCTTATCGGAGGGTGTGCAACCAGTAAATATTGCCGAAGATGCTTATCAAGGTAAGCCCAATCCTCACGCTTGGATGTCGCCACAGAATGCCTTGATCTATGTGGATAATATTCGGAAAGCATTAGTCAAGCTCGATCCTGTAAATGCTGCGACCTATGAGGCAAATGCTAAAGCCTATAGCCAAAAGATTAAAGATATTGATGCCAAACTCAAACAGGCGATCGCGGTAATTCCTCCTGATAAACGCTATATCGTCAGTTGTGAAGGCGCTTTTTCCTATCTAGCGCGTGATTATGGCTTGAAGGAAATATATATCTGGCCAGTGAATGCGGAGCAGCAAGCCACACCGAAGCAAGTCCAAAAAGTAATTGATGCCGTTAGAGCTAAGCAGATTCCGACGGTGTTTTGTGAGAGTACGGTGAGTAATGCGGCGCAGATGCAGGTGGTGAAAGAGACAGGAGCGAAGTATGGAGGAGTGTTTTATGTGGATTCGCTATCTCCTCCCGATGGCGTGACACCAACCTATCTGAAGTTATTGGAATA
Coding sequences within:
- a CDS encoding metal ABC transporter substrate-binding protein, which codes for MKSQIISKSSLKALTKYLVKYAVVIPSCVLMIGLSGCTNSASQREVTNNNAIRQNPQGKKVILTTFTVLADMAQNVAGDKAIVESITKVGAEIHGYEPTPSDLQRGQGVDLILDNGLNLERWADRFYNSIPKVERLTLSEGVQPVNIAEDAYQGKPNPHAWMSPQNALIYVDNIRKALVKLDPVNAATYEANAKAYSQKIKDIDAKLKQAIAVIPPDKRYIVSCEGAFSYLARDYGLKEIYIWPVNAEQQATPKQVQKVIDAVRAKQIPTVFCESTVSNAAQMQVVKETGAKYGGVFYVDSLSPPDGVTPTYLKLLEYNVNTLIKGLSPT